From one Cupriavidus sp. P-10 genomic stretch:
- a CDS encoding MmgE/PrpD family protein codes for MSQAADTNYPTRQLCQFLADFKLTDVPAPVIERTKDLFLDWIASAIAGKDAPAVRRLQEFAAAMGTAQGDAEVLVDRRRTSPYFAALINGASSHVVEQDDVHNGSVLHPAAVVFPAVVAAAQAEGKTGAEVLLASIAGYEAGIRIGEFMGRSHYTVFHTTGTVGTLAAAAAVAKLYNLDAEGINQALGSAGTQAAGLWEFLRDAADSKQLHTAKAAADGLQSAWLARAGFTGAKQILEGKQGMAAGMSSDANPAALTDGLGTRWATAETSFKFFASCRHTHPAADALKVLMQREGISADQIASVTTHVHQGAIDVLGPVVNPATIHQAKFSMGTVLGLVAVHGHAGLAEFEQYALPDAKVVDFRGKVTMELDNEINAAYPRQWIGRVTVKTTDGRTLAARVDVPKGDPDNTLSRPELEAKALQLGAFRNGASEAEMRAIIARVWALEQAPNVNDWLPAAR; via the coding sequence ATGAGCCAAGCCGCAGACACCAACTACCCGACCCGCCAGCTGTGCCAGTTCCTGGCCGATTTCAAGCTGACGGACGTGCCCGCGCCCGTGATCGAGCGCACCAAGGACCTGTTCCTCGACTGGATCGCCTCGGCCATCGCCGGCAAGGACGCTCCCGCCGTGCGCCGCCTGCAGGAATTCGCCGCGGCCATGGGCACCGCACAGGGCGACGCCGAAGTGCTGGTGGACCGCCGCCGCACCTCGCCCTACTTCGCCGCGCTGATCAACGGCGCTTCGTCGCATGTGGTCGAGCAGGACGACGTGCACAACGGCTCGGTGCTGCACCCGGCCGCGGTCGTGTTCCCGGCCGTGGTGGCCGCGGCGCAGGCCGAAGGCAAGACCGGTGCCGAAGTGCTGCTGGCGTCGATCGCCGGCTATGAGGCCGGCATCCGCATCGGCGAGTTCATGGGCCGTTCGCACTACACCGTGTTCCACACCACCGGCACCGTCGGCACGCTCGCCGCCGCTGCCGCCGTGGCCAAGCTATACAACCTGGATGCCGAAGGCATCAACCAGGCGCTGGGTTCGGCCGGCACGCAGGCCGCCGGCCTGTGGGAGTTCCTGCGCGACGCCGCCGACTCCAAGCAGCTCCACACCGCCAAGGCCGCGGCCGACGGCCTGCAATCGGCGTGGCTGGCGCGCGCGGGCTTCACCGGCGCAAAGCAGATCCTCGAAGGCAAGCAGGGCATGGCCGCCGGCATGTCGAGCGACGCCAACCCCGCCGCGCTGACCGATGGCCTGGGCACCCGTTGGGCCACCGCCGAGACCTCGTTCAAGTTCTTTGCCTCGTGCCGCCACACGCACCCGGCCGCCGACGCGCTCAAGGTGCTGATGCAGCGCGAAGGCATCAGCGCGGACCAGATCGCCAGCGTCACCACCCACGTGCACCAGGGCGCGATCGACGTGCTCGGCCCGGTGGTCAACCCGGCCACCATCCACCAGGCCAAGTTCTCGATGGGCACGGTGCTGGGGCTGGTTGCCGTGCATGGCCACGCCGGCCTGGCGGAATTCGAGCAGTACGCGCTGCCCGACGCGAAAGTCGTCGACTTCCGCGGCAAGGTCACGATGGAGCTCGACAACGAGATCAACGCCGCTTACCCGCGCCAGTGGATCGGCCGCGTCACGGTCAAGACCACCGACGGCCGCACGCTGGCCGCGCGCGTGGACGTACCCAAGGGCGACCCGGACAACACCTTGTCGCGCCCCGAGCTGGAAGCCAAGGCGCTGCAGCTGGGCGCATTCCGCAATGGCGCCAGCGAGGCCGAGATGCGCGCCATCATCGCGCGCGTGTGGGCGCTGGAGCAGGCGCCCAACGTCAACGACTGGCTGCCCGCCGCACGCTGA
- a CDS encoding acyl-CoA dehydrogenase family protein, with translation MDFTYSEEQQMLADSLRRFIDTEYTFEARRKSARQGESLDRGMWNKLAEMGVLGLTVPADFGGFGEGPASQLVVQRELGRGLVLEPVTPSGVMAAATLNACGSDAQKQEWLPAIASGERIVTLAYLEPTTRYRPESARASAERSGDSYVISGTKSVVWHGAAADAYLLTARVSGSNEIALFLVPRDSKGLGVTAYPTIDGLRAADLSLQNVTVPASALVGQPADGLAALGVGLEHGIAALCAEGAGAMEKLIQITGEYLATRQQFGKPLASFQALQHRMADMLVQKELALSMAYVAVQALDETDPAARRRMLSAAKVTVARAGRFVGQQAVQLHGGMGMTDELSVGDYFKRLTMLDQLLGDSDYHMQRFGEVMEA, from the coding sequence ATGGACTTCACCTACAGCGAAGAGCAACAGATGCTGGCGGACAGCCTGCGTCGCTTCATCGACACCGAATACACCTTCGAGGCCCGCCGCAAGAGCGCGCGCCAGGGCGAAAGCCTGGATCGCGGCATGTGGAACAAGCTGGCCGAAATGGGCGTGCTGGGCCTGACCGTGCCCGCCGACTTCGGCGGCTTCGGCGAAGGCCCCGCCAGCCAGCTGGTGGTGCAGCGCGAGCTGGGCCGCGGCCTGGTGCTGGAACCGGTCACGCCCAGCGGCGTGATGGCCGCCGCCACCCTCAACGCCTGCGGCAGCGACGCGCAGAAGCAGGAATGGCTGCCGGCGATCGCATCGGGCGAACGCATCGTCACGCTGGCCTACCTGGAACCGACTACGCGCTACCGCCCGGAATCGGCCCGCGCCAGCGCCGAGCGCAGCGGCGACAGCTACGTGATCAGCGGCACCAAGAGCGTGGTCTGGCACGGCGCCGCCGCCGACGCCTACCTGCTGACCGCACGTGTATCCGGCAGCAACGAGATCGCACTGTTCCTGGTGCCGCGCGACAGCAAGGGCCTGGGCGTGACCGCCTATCCCACCATCGACGGCCTGCGCGCCGCCGACCTGTCACTGCAGAACGTCACGGTACCGGCCAGCGCGCTGGTGGGCCAGCCCGCCGACGGCCTGGCGGCGCTGGGCGTCGGCCTGGAGCACGGCATCGCCGCACTGTGCGCGGAAGGCGCGGGTGCGATGGAAAAGCTGATCCAGATCACCGGCGAGTACCTGGCCACGCGCCAGCAGTTTGGCAAGCCGCTGGCCAGCTTCCAGGCGCTGCAGCACCGCATGGCCGACATGCTGGTGCAGAAGGAACTGGCGCTGTCGATGGCTTACGTGGCCGTGCAGGCGCTGGATGAAACCGATCCGGCCGCGCGCCGGCGCATGCTGTCTGCCGCCAAGGTGACGGTTGCACGCGCCGGGCGCTTTGTCGGCCAGCAAGCGGTGCAGCTGCACGGCGGCATGGGCATGACCGACGAGCTGTCGGTGGGCGACTACTTCAAGCGCCTGACCATGCTGGACCAGTTGCTGGGCGACAGCGACTACCATATGCAGCGCTTCGGCGAAGTAATGGAAGCCTGA
- a CDS encoding acyl-CoA dehydrogenase family protein, with product MDLRFTAEEQAFREEVRAFVQAKLPEDIRNKVLNHQRVEKDDYVRWHRILQAQGWGAPTWPTQWGGTGWTALQRLIFEIETFRAGAPRLLPFGLTMIGPVLMKYASPEMQQRFLPRMPGVEDFWCQGYSEPGSGSDLASLKTRAVRKGDKYIVNGQKTWTTMAHFADWIFCLVRTDPEAKAQEGISMLLIDMKSPGVTVRPIKTLDGGHDVNETWFEDVEVPVENLVGEENRAWTYAKYLLGHERTGIAGIGHCHRELRQLKHYASQTTDGAGRPLIEDVRMRDKIARVEMDIMALEMLLLRVATQAAGTPGPEASIVKIRGSEVQQDLGMLMMEVAGPNAWPYSPDWLESGATQPVSGPEWAAPAASTYYDMRKTSIYGGATEVQKNIISKMILGF from the coding sequence ATGGATTTGCGTTTCACCGCCGAGGAACAGGCCTTCCGCGAGGAGGTCCGCGCTTTCGTGCAGGCCAAACTGCCGGAAGACATCCGCAACAAGGTGCTCAACCACCAGCGCGTGGAAAAGGACGACTACGTCCGCTGGCACCGCATCCTGCAGGCCCAAGGCTGGGGCGCCCCCACCTGGCCCACGCAATGGGGCGGCACCGGCTGGACCGCGCTGCAGCGCCTGATCTTTGAAATCGAGACCTTCCGCGCCGGCGCGCCGCGCCTGCTGCCGTTCGGCCTGACCATGATCGGCCCGGTGCTGATGAAGTACGCCAGCCCGGAGATGCAACAGCGCTTCCTGCCGCGCATGCCGGGCGTCGAAGACTTCTGGTGCCAGGGCTACTCCGAGCCGGGCTCCGGCTCCGACCTGGCCTCGCTGAAGACCCGCGCAGTGCGCAAGGGCGACAAGTACATCGTCAATGGCCAGAAGACCTGGACCACGATGGCCCACTTCGCCGACTGGATCTTCTGCCTGGTGCGCACCGATCCCGAAGCCAAGGCGCAGGAAGGCATCTCCATGCTGCTGATCGACATGAAGTCGCCCGGCGTGACGGTGCGCCCGATCAAGACGCTGGACGGCGGCCACGACGTCAATGAAACCTGGTTCGAAGACGTGGAAGTGCCGGTCGAGAACCTGGTCGGCGAAGAGAACCGCGCCTGGACCTACGCCAAGTACCTGCTCGGCCATGAGCGCACCGGCATTGCCGGCATCGGCCATTGCCACCGCGAACTGCGCCAGCTCAAGCACTACGCCAGCCAGACCACCGACGGCGCCGGCCGTCCGCTGATCGAAGACGTGCGCATGCGCGACAAGATCGCCCGCGTGGAAATGGACATCATGGCACTGGAAATGCTGCTCCTGCGCGTCGCCACGCAGGCCGCCGGCACGCCGGGTCCGGAAGCGTCGATCGTCAAGATCCGCGGCTCCGAAGTGCAGCAGGACCTGGGCATGCTGATGATGGAAGTGGCCGGCCCCAACGCCTGGCCGTATTCGCCGGACTGGCTCGAATCCGGCGCGACGCAGCCGGTGTCCGGCCCCGAGTGGGCCGCCCCCGCTGCCTCCACGTACTACGACATGCGCAAGACCTCGATCTACGGCGGCGCAACCGAAGTGCAGAAGAACATCATCTCCAAGATGATCCTGGGTTTCTGA
- a CDS encoding class I adenylate-forming enzyme family protein: MSSFRPQYIHDIPRHWAAQTPGAPCLYENGAVLSYGDLWQRIEAARDWLVAQGVGEGDRVMVVGENCNEMVVTLFASSLLHAWPIQVNARLSAREIDNIRDHAQPALVLFTGHVSEVAAAHGTRLGAQASGCPVFADGMLAVRAASAPERVASEEARQVATLIYTSGTTGAPKGVMVPHVGLTHFARISATSRDMGQEDVAYGALPMSHIFGIATVLMATLYAGASLFMRPRFDGNDVFEALVSPGVTILQGVPTMFTRILAVAAAHGAGPGKYPRLRYLYTGGAPLDPTLKRDVETLFGQSLHHGYGITEYAGSLFITRMDAPRADCSAGHIVEGVEIEITDDAGTPLPAGERGQIRVRGPGVMLGYYRNPEQTAEALLPGGWLNTGDLGYLDADGALFISGRSKDLIIRSGFNVYPIEVESVINAFPGVRQSAVVGRPASDGNEEVVAFIETQEGASVDPKALDAYLRECLAPYKRPAEIRTVDVIPTTASGKLLKQPLRALLD; the protein is encoded by the coding sequence ATGTCTTCCTTCCGTCCCCAATATATCCACGATATCCCCCGCCACTGGGCCGCGCAGACGCCCGGCGCGCCTTGCCTGTACGAGAACGGCGCCGTGCTCAGTTATGGCGATCTGTGGCAGCGCATCGAAGCGGCGCGCGACTGGCTGGTGGCGCAGGGCGTGGGCGAGGGCGACCGGGTCATGGTGGTCGGCGAGAACTGCAACGAGATGGTGGTGACGTTGTTCGCCAGCAGCCTGCTGCATGCGTGGCCGATCCAGGTCAATGCGCGCCTGTCCGCGCGCGAGATCGACAATATCCGCGACCACGCGCAGCCGGCGCTGGTGCTGTTCACCGGCCATGTGTCCGAGGTGGCCGCCGCGCACGGTACGCGGCTCGGCGCGCAAGCCAGCGGTTGCCCGGTCTTTGCCGACGGCATGCTCGCGGTGCGCGCTGCCAGCGCGCCGGAACGCGTGGCCAGCGAAGAGGCCCGCCAGGTCGCCACCCTGATCTATACCTCCGGCACCACCGGCGCGCCCAAGGGCGTGATGGTGCCGCACGTCGGCCTGACGCACTTCGCCCGCATCTCCGCCACCTCGCGCGACATGGGGCAGGAAGACGTGGCCTATGGCGCACTGCCGATGTCGCATATCTTCGGCATCGCCACCGTGCTGATGGCCACGCTGTACGCCGGCGCCAGCCTGTTCATGCGCCCGCGCTTTGACGGCAATGACGTGTTCGAAGCGCTGGTGTCGCCCGGCGTGACCATCCTGCAGGGCGTGCCGACCATGTTCACGCGCATCCTGGCGGTCGCGGCGGCGCACGGCGCAGGCCCGGGCAAGTATCCGCGCCTGCGCTACCTGTACACCGGCGGCGCGCCGCTCGATCCCACGCTCAAGCGCGACGTCGAGACCCTGTTTGGCCAGTCGCTGCACCATGGCTATGGCATTACCGAATACGCCGGCTCGCTGTTCATCACGCGCATGGACGCGCCGCGTGCGGACTGCTCGGCCGGACATATCGTCGAAGGCGTCGAGATCGAGATCACCGACGATGCCGGCACGCCGCTGCCGGCCGGCGAGCGCGGCCAGATCCGCGTGCGCGGCCCCGGCGTGATGCTCGGCTACTACCGCAACCCCGAGCAGACGGCAGAGGCGCTGCTGCCCGGCGGCTGGCTCAATACCGGTGACCTGGGCTACCTGGATGCCGACGGCGCGCTGTTTATCTCCGGCCGCTCCAAGGACCTGATCATCCGCTCGGGCTTCAACGTCTACCCGATCGAAGTCGAATCGGTGATCAACGCCTTCCCCGGCGTGCGCCAGTCGGCGGTGGTGGGACGCCCCGCCAGCGACGGCAACGAGGAAGTGGTCGCCTTTATCGAGACGCAGGAAGGCGCCAGCGTCGATCCCAAGGCGCTCGACGCCTACCTGCGCGAATGCCTGGCCCCGTACAAGCGCCCGGCGGAAATCCGCACCGTCGACGTCATTCCCACGACGGCCAGCGGCAAGCTGCTCAAGCAGCCGCTGCGTGCATTGCTGGACTGA
- a CDS encoding FAS1-like dehydratase domain-containing protein, translated as MTDATSELERLRGWIGRSESRTETLSPEPVIGLAATFDLDPEAVAAGPLPPLWHWLYFLPRAQQRDIGRDGHPHLGGFMPPVPLPRRMWAGSELTFSHPLHIGDTVTRTSTIADVQYKTGRSGELWFVAVDHELTVNGKTAVNERHDIVYRAMPDPSKPQPPRPRLEQTAQWQRTLQADPVMLFRYSALTFNGHRIHYDRAYTRDVEGYPGLVVHGPMQAMLMLDLVAREQPQARVKRFGFRGLAPLFDQDTITVGGTADPAQAGRLVLWTGDDAGGQAMQGWAEIEG; from the coding sequence ATGACTGACGCCACTTCCGAACTCGAACGCCTGCGCGGCTGGATCGGCCGCAGCGAATCGCGCACCGAAACGCTGTCGCCCGAACCAGTGATCGGCCTCGCCGCCACCTTCGACCTCGACCCCGAGGCGGTCGCCGCGGGCCCGCTGCCGCCGCTGTGGCACTGGCTCTATTTCCTGCCGCGCGCGCAGCAACGCGACATCGGCCGCGACGGCCACCCGCACCTCGGCGGCTTCATGCCTCCGGTGCCGCTGCCGCGCCGCATGTGGGCCGGCAGCGAGCTGACCTTCAGCCATCCGCTGCATATCGGCGATACCGTCACGCGCACCTCCACCATCGCGGACGTGCAGTACAAGACCGGCCGTAGCGGCGAACTGTGGTTCGTCGCGGTCGACCACGAACTGACCGTGAACGGCAAGACCGCGGTCAACGAGCGCCACGACATCGTCTACCGCGCCATGCCGGACCCGTCCAAGCCACAGCCGCCGCGCCCGCGCCTGGAGCAAACCGCGCAATGGCAGCGCACGCTGCAGGCCGACCCGGTCATGCTGTTCCGCTATTCGGCGCTGACCTTCAACGGCCACCGCATCCACTACGACCGCGCCTATACGCGCGATGTCGAGGGCTATCCCGGCCTGGTGGTGCATGGCCCGATGCAGGCGATGCTGATGCTGGACCTGGTGGCGCGCGAGCAGCCGCAGGCGCGCGTGAAGCGCTTTGGGTTCCGGGGGCTGGCGCCGCTGTTTGATCAGGACACGATCACCGTTGGCGGCACGGCCGATCCAGCGCAGGCTGGCCGGCTGGTGCTTTGGACTGGCGATGATGCTGGCGGGCAGGCGATGCAGGGGTGGGCGGAGATTGAAGGGTAA
- a CDS encoding Bug family tripartite tricarboxylate transporter substrate binding protein has protein sequence MKTWNTLAALTTTLLLQGAAWATDVYPSRPVKLLVGYAPGGPVDTAARIYAEQLGRVLKQPVVVDNRAGASGAIAADMTAKATPDGYTLYFVASPTMTMTPLIQRSVNFNPVKDFTYIGLITDYTNVLLVNKDFPARNVGELVDYARKHPQDVSFGSAGVGASNHLSAELLAQMNGVKMLHVPYKGNSPAMADVMSGKVTFMFDITGTAIGHINGGKVRALAVTSKTRNPALPNVPTMIESGQKDYDLTGWYALIGPQKLPADVVDKLVKAQKAIGDDPAYRQRMAAGGYDVNVSSPKQLGDRIQRELALWGGVVKKAGIQAD, from the coding sequence ATGAAAACCTGGAACACACTGGCGGCACTGACCACGACCCTGCTGCTGCAGGGCGCGGCCTGGGCGACGGACGTCTATCCGTCGCGGCCGGTCAAGCTGCTGGTGGGCTATGCCCCGGGCGGCCCGGTCGATACCGCCGCGCGCATCTACGCCGAACAACTGGGCCGCGTGCTCAAGCAGCCGGTGGTGGTGGACAACCGCGCCGGCGCCAGCGGCGCGATCGCGGCCGACATGACCGCCAAGGCAACGCCTGACGGCTATACGTTGTACTTCGTCGCCAGCCCCACCATGACCATGACCCCGCTGATCCAGCGTTCGGTCAACTTCAACCCGGTCAAGGACTTCACCTACATCGGCCTGATCACCGACTACACCAACGTGCTGCTGGTGAACAAGGATTTCCCGGCCAGGAACGTCGGCGAACTGGTCGACTACGCGCGCAAGCACCCGCAGGACGTCTCGTTCGGCTCGGCCGGCGTGGGGGCTTCGAATCACCTGTCGGCGGAACTGCTGGCGCAGATGAACGGCGTGAAGATGCTGCACGTGCCTTATAAGGGCAATTCGCCGGCGATGGCGGATGTGATGAGCGGCAAGGTGACTTTCATGTTCGATATCACCGGCACCGCCATCGGCCATATCAATGGCGGCAAGGTGCGGGCGCTGGCGGTCACGTCGAAGACGCGCAATCCGGCGCTGCCCAATGTGCCGACCATGATCGAGTCGGGGCAGAAGGACTATGACCTGACTGGATGGTATGCGTTGATCGGACCGCAGAAGCTGCCGGCGGATGTGGTGGACAAGCTGGTCAAGGCGCAGAAGGCGATTGGCGACGATCCGGCTTACCGGCAGCGGATGGCGGCGGGTGGGTATGACGTCAATGTCAGTTCGCCGAAGCAGCTGGGGGATCGGATCCAGCGGGAGCTGGCGCTGTGGGGTGGGGTGGTGAAGAAGGCGGGGATTCAGGCGGATTGA
- a CDS encoding HpcH/HpaI aldolase/citrate lyase family protein: MSTAVTYLFVPGDRPERFDKAAAAGPDVMILDLEDAVHPDAKPAAREAIGAWLAGKPAARAMVRINDSASPAFPADLAWLRSLPAGTALAGLMVPKAEDAAALAQIAQALHAINPQGELVAIIETALGLHHVDTVATASGVARLAFGSLDYAVDLGCSHTRDALAFARARIVLASRVAGLPPPVDGVTTALKDETMLASDVAYARELGFAGKLCIHPAQLGAVRAGFLPSAEQLDWARRVLEATASGSHAVQVDGKMVDRPVIEQAKRLLALAQ, from the coding sequence ATGTCTACCGCAGTCACCTACCTGTTCGTCCCCGGCGACCGGCCGGAGCGTTTCGACAAGGCCGCCGCCGCAGGCCCCGACGTGATGATCCTCGACCTCGAGGATGCCGTGCACCCCGACGCCAAGCCCGCCGCGCGCGAAGCCATTGGCGCCTGGCTGGCGGGCAAGCCCGCTGCGCGCGCCATGGTCCGCATCAACGACAGCGCCTCGCCCGCGTTTCCGGCTGACCTGGCCTGGCTGCGCTCGCTGCCGGCCGGCACCGCGCTGGCCGGGCTGATGGTGCCCAAGGCCGAAGACGCCGCCGCTCTGGCGCAGATCGCGCAGGCGCTGCACGCGATCAACCCGCAGGGCGAGCTGGTCGCTATCATCGAGACCGCACTCGGCCTGCACCACGTCGACACGGTGGCCACGGCCAGCGGCGTGGCACGATTGGCATTCGGCTCGCTCGACTATGCCGTCGACCTGGGCTGCAGCCACACCCGCGACGCGCTGGCGTTCGCGCGCGCCCGCATCGTGCTGGCTTCGCGCGTGGCCGGGCTGCCGCCGCCGGTGGACGGCGTCACCACCGCGCTGAAGGACGAAACCATGCTGGCCAGCGACGTCGCCTACGCGCGCGAACTCGGCTTTGCCGGCAAGCTGTGCATCCACCCGGCGCAGCTGGGCGCGGTGCGTGCCGGCTTCCTGCCGAGCGCCGAGCAGCTTGACTGGGCCCGCCGCGTGCTCGAAGCCACCGCTAGCGGCAGCCATGCCGTGCAGGTCGATGGCAAGATGGTCGACCGGCCCGTGATCGAGCAGGCGAAACGCCTGCTGGCGCTGGCGCAATAG